AGGACGAACTCGCCAGCAGTCCGATCGCCAAGTTCGAATTCACGCGTCACACGCCACCATTCAAGACCATCGATCTGGAGATCCTGACTCCTGCCAACTCGCGGCGACAGGAAAGCGCGTCGATCTACGCCGACATCGACAACTTCACGCGCTACGTAGCCGACCGTGTGGATGATGACGAGGACGCCAAGGATGCCGTCCGGTGCCTGCATGTGTTGCGCGGCGAGCTGGACAGCGTGCTGCACGACGACTTCGCTGGGAAGAAGATCCGATTCATCGGCGACTGCATCCACGGCATCGTCGTCGAGGGCACCGCACAGACCACCGACGATGCCGAAACCGCCAAGAACGCCTTGCTCTGCGCGGCCGCCATGCGCAGCAGCTTCAAGCTGGCGCTGGCCGAGTTGGAGGCCGATGGCGTCGACGTAGGGAAGCTGGGTTTGGCCATCGGCCTGGAACACGGCATCACGTCGATCACACGGCTTGGCATGAAGGGCGAACGAACTCGCTGCTGCATCAGCCGCTCCGTGCTGGCCTCCGAGGCAGAACAGCGCCAGTGTAGCGGTCGCCAGACCGGCATCGGTCCCACTCTGTACAAGCACGCGCCTGAGGCCTTCCAGACCCTGTTCGGCACCAACCGTCGCCGCTCGGACTTCGACTATCCCACGGCCATCGAGGCCTTGGAGCCCAAGAAAGAGGCCAAGACGGCTTCCTTGGGGCTGGGCCTGCTGCAGACCGCAACGGTTGCCTCTGCCTCCAGTGATTTCTCGTTCCCGAGGACGCCCGCGCAGCCTTCTCGCACCCAGCAAGGCTTTTCCTGATGATGTGGTTCCAGCGGTTCGACGACCGCTTGGCGCTGGAAAAGCAGACGGTCGCGGAGCTCATGGCCGAGGGCTGGGTCAAGCGCGTCGACTGGCATGTTGACGCCCGCGAAGGCATTATCCGGGCCGACATCGACTTCGAGGCTGGCGATCAGCTGCGCGAGGCGCAGCTGATTTACCCATTCGTCTATCCGTTCGTACCGCTTCGCGTCTGTCCACGCACGTCCGGCGAGCGCTGGTCGGGCCATCAATGGCCCAGCGGGGAGCTGTGCTTGGAAATCCGCGCTGACAATTGGCACCCCGACTTCACGGCGCGCGACATGCTGATCAGCGCACGAAAGCTGCTGGACACCGAATCGCAGATCGACGGCAATGGCGTGCAACTGCAAGTACCGTCTGACCATCGCTTCACGGAGGCCCAGCGCTTGCTGGGCAGCTTCCTCCGTCTGATTATCAGCGACGGATTGAAGGCCGAGGTTCGCCGGCGCACGGAAAAGGTCCAGTTTTTGGACCTATTAACGTCGGCACATAGCTCGGCGTGGATCGTTACTGCCGTGGGCTTGATGGCCTCTGCGGACGAGGAGAGCTGGGTTGACATGAGCGTTCCCGCCCAGTTCCGCGAGAACCCGAACCGCGTCGGGCGCATCGCCGTGGTTCAGTATGGTGATGCACGACACCTGGCGTTGATCGACCCACGTCGCCCCGCTGCTGAGATCTGGGCCGAGTTTTCATCGATTCCGTTCGACAGCAACGGCATCGTGGTCGGGTTGCTCGGAGACTGCGTGCTTGCGAAGTGGTTGGACAGCGAGAAGGCCTATACCATCGCCGAGGTACCTATGGACAAACAGCAGCGCACGCCCGAGCGCAATGCGGCCGCCGGGGACAAGCGCGTGGCGATCATCGGGTGTGGGTCGATGGGCAGCAAGGTGGCTGCATCGCTGGCCCGTTCCGGAGTCACGAAGTTCATGCTCGTCGACGACGATGTGCTGACGGCCGGCAACCTGGTGCGCAATGACCTGGACTGGACCGCCGTTGGCTCCCACAAAGTCGACGGCGTCACTGCGCGGCTGCGCGCCATCAATCCCACGGTAGATGTCCAATCCTGGACCGGCCGCTTGGGCGGCCAGCATTCCACCTCCAGCCTCGAGGCCTGCCTGCGCAATCTGACCGCGTGCGACCTGATCGTGGAGACCACCGGCAGCGGCCAGGGTTTTGGCATCGCCGCCGCCGTGGCGACCCAGGATCAGGTGCCCATGGTGTGGGGCCGTGTCTTCGGCGGCGGTTTCGGCGGCTATCTCGCCCGGTGCCGCCCCGGTATCGAAGCGCCCCCCCTCGACGTCCGTCACGAGATCTGGGCATGGATGACCGATCCATCGCGGCCGAAGCCGCCCGACGACAGCGCCCTGGACTACGGTGCCGAAGCCGACGACCAAGCCGCCATGGTCGCTGACGATACTGACGTGTCGGTGATCTCCGCACATCTGGCGCGTATGGCCTTGGACATGCTGCGGCCGGTTGAAGCCTCCGACTACCCCTATTCGGTCTACTTGATCGGCCTGCGGGCAGAGTGGATCTTCAAGATGCCGTTCCAGACCTTTCCGCTACTGCTCAAGGGTGCGGTGCCGACGGCGACAAGCAAGGACTCTACGCCTGAAGGTGAGGCCCGAGCCCTTGTACCCGCAGCGGCAGACCCGGCGTGATCGACATCATCCTCAGCGCCCGGTGTGCACGAAAGCTCAAGAAGGAGCTGCGCGCAGCGGGTCGCAACGAGATTGGCGGCGTGATGGCTGGCGAACATCTGGGCAATGGTCGTTTCCTCGTCAAGGACTTGTCGGTCCAGCGGGACGGCAGCCCTACCAGGTTTGTGCGCGATCCCGCATTACATCGCAAGTTCATGCGGCGTTTCCATCTGCTCACCGGCAATCAGCCCGAGCGATTCAACTACCTGGGCGAGTGGCACTCGCACCCTAGTTTTCTGGCGTTACCCAGTGGTCCGGACGCGCGTGCCATGCTGTCGGAAATCGAGAATCCGGAGCAGGTCGCCACGTTTCTGGTGCTGCTTATCGTCAAGCTGGGCGTCGGTGGCGGGCTGATCGGATCCACGCATGCATTCCGTCGTCAGCACGGTCCCGTCCGGGTCAACCTGAAAGGGGGCGCTGGAGTGAGCGTGCGTGAAGAAGCGCCGATCACGGCGCCCGGCCCAATGCGCGTCTGGCGACGATTTGATGGTTGAGCAAAGATTTCGAAGGAGACAAACGTGAGCAGCAACACCGACCGCCTACAGACGGCGCAATGGATCTTTGAACGTCACCTCGGTTGGATCGCCGCAGCCGAAGTCAAGGTCGGCGTTATCGTCGCGCTGGATACGGCCATGCTGGGCGGCCTTGGCGCGGCCTTCAGTGCGGCCGACGTCAAGGCGCGCACCGCCTGGGCCGTCCTGTTCACTCTGACTGCATTCATCCTGCTGGTGATCGGGTTAATCTGCGCCGCCATGGCGGTGCTGCCTCGCGTCACCGGTCCCGCGAAATCGCTGTTGTTCTTCGGACGCATCGGCCCGCGAGCGGAGGCCGACTACATCAAGGATTTCAAGGCAGCCTCGATCGACGAGTGGCTCGACGACTGGGCCGCCCAGATACATCGCAATGCCCAGATCGCGTGCGCGAAGTTCAAGCACGTGCGGCTGGGCATGATCTGGTCCTTCTTGGCTATCTTGCCGTGGTTTGCGGCCATCGTAACCCTGATCCACAAGGGCTGACCGCGCGTCGGGCTGAGATGTATGTTGTGCTGTGATGTCAGCGCACAGTGTTGTGATTTTATTTCTTCTTGCTTTCTTTTCCTTACTCAAAAGAAAGTTACCCTCTACAATCTGCGCTTTTCCTAGCCGGTGCAGGTTGTCATGCAGCTCGACCAGATGCTCGCTGCGTTTGCCAGTGCGTTCAGTCAGGACCAGCGTTTATTGACGCTGCAACTGGGGGAGGGTGGCCGTTTTGGCGAACGGCTGCTGCCGCAAACGCTGCGGGCCGACGAAGTGCTGTCCAAGCCGTACCGCTACGAGCTGGAGTGCCTGTCGCCCGACGCAGAGATCGAGCTCAAGACCCTGCTGGGCCAGCCTGCCGAACTGGGCATTGAAACCGCTGACGGCGGCAGCGTGGTTCGTACAGGTATCGTCACCGCAGCAAAATCCCTGGGTTCGGATGGCGGCTTTGCCCGCTACTGTCTGATCATCGAGCCGCCACTAGCCCTGCTGCAGCATCGACGTACCAGTCGGACCCATCAGGACTTGAGCGTTCCCGACATCGTCAAAACGATCATCACCGAACACGCGGCCAGCAACCCGGTATTCCAGTCGCACTTCGCGGTCGAGTTCGAACTCGGCCAGATCTACGCACCTCGGAGTTATTGTCTTCAGTACCGCGAGTCCGACCTCGACCTGATCCAGCGATTACTGAATGAAGAGGGACTGAGCTACCGCTTCGTTCACCAAGGCGGTGATACCCCAACGGTGACGATGCGGGTGTTCGACGATGCCTACGCCTTGCCGCAACTGGCGCAAGCCAGCATCCGTTTTCACCGTGCCGACGCCACTGAAGAAGATGACACGCTCACCGCGTGGAACAGCCGCCGCCAACTCGGCAGCAACAAGGTCAGCCTGACCAGCTTCGACTACAAGCCGACCCGGACACAAGATGCCGGCGACGGCAGCCGAACCGAGCAAGGCAACGGCTCACAGGCTGAAGCCAGCTTGGAAGACTACGATGCGCCGGGCCTGTATTACGGCGATCCGGAGCAACTGCAACGCTACAGCCAACTGCGCCAACAGGCGCACGATCTGAACAAGAAGGGTTTCAGCGGCGAAGGCACCGTCCGTTCACTCGAACCCGGCCAGTGGTTCACGCTGACCAATCACCCGGCGCACGACTTCGATGCGCCGGAAGACCGCGAATTCACCGTCACCGGCTTGCGTTTCACCGCCAACAACAACCTGCCGACCGACCTGAGCCGTTTGCTGCCGTCGCAGCAAAGCGCAAAGCAATCAGGTAGTGCAGAACCAGCACCATTCGCTGCCCAGTTCGACGCCCAGCGTCGCGGTATCCCGCTCACACCGGCCTACGCCCATACCGACGCCGCCAAACCGACCAGCCTTGGCAAGCAAACCGCGACCGTTGTCGGTCCCGGTGACGGCGAGGTCCACACCGACGAACTCGGCCGCATCAAGGTGCAGTTCCACTGGCAGCGCCAGGCCGAACACCCCGAGTACGGCGCCAATCTCGACGACAAGAGCAGCTGCTGGCTGCGCGTCGCCATGCCCTCGGCCGGTGCCGGCTGGGGCCACCAGTTCATTCCCCGCGTCGGTCAGGAAGTGCTGGTCGACTTCCTCGAAGGCGACATCGACCGGCCGCTGGTCACCGGCGTCGTCTACAACGGCAGCCACCCGGTCCCGGCGTTCAGCGGCGCCGGCTCATTGCCCGCCAACAAGACCCTCTCCGGCATCAAGACCAAGGAACACGGTGGCGGTCAGTACGGCGAACTGCTGTTCGACGACACCCAGGGGGAGGTGCGCACCAAGCTCAGTTCCGAACATGGCAAGACCCAGCTCAACCAGGGCTTCCTGATCCACCCGAGATCCGATGGCAAGGGCACGCCCCGTGGCGAAGGCTTCGAACTGCGCACCGACCGGAATGGCGCGATCCGCGCCGCCAACGGCCTGCTGATCACTTCTGAGGCCGCCAACGGCGCCGGCGGCAACCAGCTCGACCGGTCCCAAGCCCAATCCCAGCTCGACGCCGCGTTCGAACTCGCCAGCAGCCTCGGCGACGTCGCCACCCACCAGCTCGCCGACACCATCGAAACCGGCCCCGAGACCATCAAGGACAACACCAAGGCGGCCAAGACCCAACAGGGCCATTTGCATCACCTGAAGGAGGCGCTGGAGAGCTGGGCCAACGGCACGAACAGCGCCAAAGACGGCAAAGGCGAGCAAGCCGGCCAACAGCCGCTGATCGTCGTCAGCGCCCCGGCCGGCCTAGCCCAGACCACGCCGAACAGCCAGGCCATCGCCGCCGGCAGCAACCTCGACCTGATCGCACAGCGCGACACCCAGCAGACTTCCGGTCGCAGATGGCTGCACAACGTCGGCGAACACATCAGCCTGTTCGTCTCAGGCGTCAAAGACCAGATCGCCCTGAAGCTGATCGCCGCCAAGGGCAAGGTTCAGGTGCAGGCGCAGAGTGACAACGTCGAGATCAACGCGGCGAAGGATATTCAGCAGTCGGCGAACCAGAAGGTCACGATCAACGCCGGTCAGGAAATCCTGCTGACCTCGGGCGGCGCCTATATCCGGCTCAAGGGCGGGAATATCGAGATTCATGCGCCGGGCAAGATTGATGTCAAAGGCGCGAGCCACAGCCTGGATGGACCGGCAAGTAAAAGCATGCCGCTTCCCATGTTTCCGAATAAGGAGGGGCTTGGTCAAATCGAGCTGTTCCATCTGTATGAGAACAAGGAAGCGATCAAGGGTGGCAAGTACGTGCTGACGGATCTGAAGGGCAAGCGGCACGAAGGCATGCTGGATGACCAAGGCTACGCTGCGGTGTCAGGGGTGCCATTGGGGGCTGTGAGTGTTCGCTTTCTGAGCGATCCCCGGCAGACCCAGGCTTCAAAGGGCACTTTCCCGTTTCCTGAGCTGAAGGATGATGTGGCGCCGGCTGCCGCCACCGCTCAACAGGCTGCACAACAGCTGACTGCGCTTTTGCCGGGCAGGCAAAACAACACCGATCAGTTAGCTGCGCAAGCCATTGGCGCAGCAAGGAACGGAGCGAGCGCCGGAGAAGCCTCTGCGGCACTTTCTCAAGCAGACAAGATCGCCGATACCGCTGCGCAGGTGCGCGACTTGTTGAATTCCGCCCGTAAGTTGAAGAAATAAACGCGTATTGCAACGTACTGATTCGAACGACAAAGGCGATTCACGCCTGGAGATAGACCCGTCATGACCGCCCCTCGGCAAGCCGCTTTCGTCCCTTATTCCAAAGAAATCATTGCCGATACGCGAGCTGCAGTGGGTGGTTTTGATGCCTGGCTACGCAAGCTCACCGACAATCACGTCACGCTGGACGATTTGCAAAATGTTGCTGGTGCGCTGCCGGTTGTGGGCAATCTGATCGCCGCTGGCGATCTGCTGGTTGATTTGTACGAGATTTCGCAAAAGCGGGACAAAGCGGACTTCGTCGATTGGATGGGCGTCGGCATCAATGGCATTGGTCTGATTCCAGCCCCTGGTACCGCTGCACTGCGGGTCACCATGCGTCCGGTCTTGGGTGGTGTACGCATGGCACTCATCCGCTCGGGCAAAGTGATTGGCCCGGCGCTCGTGGATACGATCGTTGCCCATATTTTGGCAAGCAAGGCACTGGCTGAAAAAGTGGAAGACGCAGTGCAGAAAATGATGACCGTGCTGCCCGGCGTGCTAAAGGATGTCGCCGATTTCGTGAGCAAAGTCATCGACCAGTTTGCCGGCTTTCTGCGGCAAATTGTGACCGGTCAGGTTGGCAAATATCGCGCGGTGCCCAAGGGGGCGGTGCCGGGCAAAGGCAGTTTCGTGCGTAACCCCCAAGTGCAGCTCAAGAGCATGTTTGGCGCGGTTTGTGCGTTCTATCGCGAAGCGGCGACCGCCGTCGCGTCCAAAGCCGCTTCGATGATGCTGAACGAAAAGGCCAAGAAAACCATCCTGGGCTTGCTCGACTACCTGACCAAATCGCTCAAGCCCATGATCGCCGGCAAGATCACGGCCCTGGCGAGCGAGACTGCAAAAGACAGTCTGATGGCGCTGCTCAAGCTGTTGCTGGCCGCCATTAAAAAGCGCTTTAGCAAAGCCAAGGCCCAAGGCGCCGCACTACCGGGCAAGCGCGGCAAGGTCGTGCACCGACAAGACCAAAAAACCATGGAGTACACCAGCAAGCAGGAGGCCGCAGCACGCAGTGCCAATAGCTGCAAATCCTGCGCGGGCGGTGCCAGCAGCGCCAACAAATCCAAGCACTCGATTGGCTACGCCTTGGGTGACGAGACGCTCTCGCATACCGATTTCGTACTGCCTGGCGTGATGCCCTTGGTCTGGCTGCGCACCTACAATTCTCGTTTGGCAATGTTTGACGATGGCGAGTTGGGCGCACGCTGGATTACGGCACAGACCACCCGCTTTGACCTGGTCGTCGAAGACGGCAGCGGCAAGTTGGTCTACCACGACGCCGAGGGTCGCACGCTCGAGTACCCAGCGCTGGAAGTCGGTGCACATCACCAGGATCGCACCGAAGGGTTGATGCTCAGCCGCGTAGCCGAAGACCTGCTGACGGTCACCCGCGGTCACGAGCTGCTCGAAGTGTATGAGCTGCATGGTCAACGCTTCCAACTGGCGCTGCTGAAAGACCGGGCCGGCAACACGTTGGCGCAAAGCTACGACGCAACGGGCCGGCTGACACGCATCGTTTTGGGCGACGGTAGCGGTGCGGTACTGGAGCGTGATGATGCCGGCCGAATCAGCCGCATTCTGTCGCTCCCCACCGACGATGCGCCGATCCCGCGGGTGCTGGCCAGTTACGTCTACGACGCCCAGGGCGACCTGGTTTCGGCAACCGACGAGAATGGCCACACCCGTGAATACCGCTATCAGCACCACCTGATTACCCGCTACACCGATCGTACGGGGCGTGGCATCAATCTGGAATGGGACGGCGTGACCGCCTCTGCTCGGGCCATTCGCGAATATGCCGATGGCGGCAGCGATGAAATCCGTCTGCGCTGGGACGACAATATCCGCCTCACCGTGGTGACCGACGCGTACGGTGGCGAAACCTGGTACTACGCCGATTTGCTGGGTTTCACCTATCGGGTGATTTACCCCGACTTCAGCGAAGAATGGTTCTTCCGAGATGATCACAAAAACCTGATCAAGCATACCCATCCCGACGGCACCAACGACCGTTACGCCTACGACGAGCGCGACAACCTGGTTGAGCACATCCGCCCCGACGGCAGCATGGTGCGGATGGTCTACGACGCGCAAGATCAGCTGATCGAGATCATCGACCCGCTGGAATACAGCTGGCGACGGCAGTACGACGACAAGGGCAATCTGGCCAAGGAAATCGACCCCAAAGGCCGCGAAACCCAGTACGCCTACAATGCGCAAGGCCTGCCGGTGCAGATCAAGGATGCCAAGGGCGGCGTCAAGCAATTGGCCTACAACGCCAGCGGCCAGCTGCTGAGCTATACCGATTGCTCCGGCAAAGCCACGAGTTGGCAATATGATGCACGCGGCCGCGTGCAGACCGCGACCGATGCGGCCGGTGGCCTCACGCAATATCACTACGGCAAGGATGGCAACCTCGCCAGTGTGCAAAACCCGGACGGCAGTTGGAGCAAGCTGGAGTACGACGCCGAGGGGCGGCTGCTTACCCACACCGATACGCTGGATCGTGCCACCCGCTACGGCTATGACAAGGCCGGCCGCATCAGTGCCCGAACCGATGCGCTGAATCAGCAGCTGGGTTACAGCTACGACAAGCTCGGCCGGCTGACCACGCTGGTGAATGAAAACGGCGACAGCTACCGCTTCGCCTATGATCCGGTCGGCCGGCTGCTGGAAGAAACCGCCTTCGACGGCATGCGCACCGCCTACCAGTACGAAACCGCCAGTGACCGGCTGCTGAGCGTGAACGAAGCCGGCCAGCAAACCGATCTCGACTACGATCATTCGGGCCGGCTGCTGCGCCGCCGTAGCGGCGCCAGCGAAGAAAGCTTCCGCTACGACCCGCTGGGGCGACTGGCCGAAGCGCGCAATCGCTACAGCACCGTGCATTTCTGGTTTGACGAAGTCGGCAGCCTCGATCGGGAAAGCCATCACTACCGGCTGTTCGGGCAAACCCGCCAGTTCGACTGGCGGCACGAATACGACGAACTCGACAACCGCATTGCTAGCGTGCGCCCGGACGGCAGCCGGGTCGACTGGCTGACCTACGGCAGCGGCCATGTCCACGGCGTGTTGTGGAATAGCAAGGAGCTTGCCAGCTTCGAGCGTGACGACCTGCACCGCGAAACCGCGCGCACGCTGGCCAACCGGCTCAGCACCACCACCGAGTACGACGCCATGGGGCGCGTCCTGCAGCAGCAGGTCAGCGGTGCCACGCAGATCAACCGCCGCTACCGTTACGACCTGGTCGACCAGTTGCTCAGCATCAGCGACAGCCGCAGCGGCGATACCAGCTACCGCTACGACCCGGTCGGTCGGCTATTGGCTGCGGTCAGTCCCCAGCATAGCGAAAGCTTCGCTTTCGACCCGGCCAGCAACGTGGTCGACCCCGGTCGTCCGCAGCAAGCCCGCAGCAGCGCCGCGACCAGCGGCAGCACGCTCCCACCGCAGGTGCCCAAGGCATTGGGCAACCTGCTCAAAGACTATGCCGGCACACACTTCGACTACGACGCGCGCGGCAATCTGATCCGAAAGCAGAACGGTGGCGAGGTCAGCCGCTTCAGCTGGGACGAGTTCAACCGACTGACAAAGGCAGAAACCGAAAAGGGCCGCGCTGAATATGCCTACGACGCGTTCGGCCGTCGTATCGGCAAGCAAACCGCCGGCGCCACCACGCTATTCCTGTGGGATGGTGACGTACTGGCGAGCGAAGATGATGGCACAACGCAACGTCATTACTTATTCGAAGCCAATTCATTCGTGCCACTGGCGCAGGTGGTGCAGCGGGACGGGCAAAAACACACTGGCTACTACCACGTTGACCACCTCGGCACGCCGCAACTCTTGACCGACGCCGCCGGCCAGATCGCCTGGAGTGCCGAATACAAGGCTTGGGGTGAGGCAAAAGAAGCAATCAGCGATGCCGCCAAGGCTGCCGGGATGCAAAACCCGCTGCGCTTCCAGGGCCAGTATGCGGACGAGGAGACCGGGCTACACTACAACCGCCATCGCTACTACGATCCGGAAGTCGGCCGGTTTGTGAGCAAGGACCCGATTGGTTTGCTGGGTGGGTTGAATACGCATGCATATGCGCCAAATCCAGTGGGATGGGTGGACCCGCGCGGCCTTGCTCCGTCGAAACCGAATGCAGGTAAAAAGTGCCAGAAATGTGATCCATGCGCTGGGAAAGATCCAGCAAAAACCGCGAAAAGCTGGCAAGGAACCGCGCCCTATAGTGGCGTTGATTCATATAGAAACACGGTGGTAAAAAAGGGGACGGTTTTACATACACTTTACCCACATGGAAATGCGCCAGGGAATTACTTGGTGAAATCAACAGAAGTCTTGAAAAACGGAAATGCTAAAGATTACAATGATGCACTGCAACTTTCTCACGAAGGCAATACACCTGGAGCACGACCGATGCGAACTAGTGTTCATGCATACGTGGTAAAAGAAGATACCTGCATGGCAGTAGGGGCCGCGAGGGCGAATCCGCATTTGGGCGCCGGCGGCGGGGTTCAATATTTCATCGAGAATGGCGACAAGGGCAATTTAATTGATACTGGAAAGATGGTTAAATTATCATGAAGCCTAATTTCATGGTTGACGACTTGGGAGTTACTCTCAATGGCCTGAGGCTTGCTGTTGTCGATTCAGGTCTCCTGAAAGAACAGTTGCGGAGAGCTGGATCTAAGGAAATGGTAAATGGAAATTATGTTTATTATTACCTCGACGTAGAGTTTCTTTCAGAGCCGTTCCTGCTCTGTTGCAGGTTTGACAAGGGAGAGATAGCGTCGATATGGTTAAAATGGTTATCCGGTAGTTGTGCCAAGCTTGGATTCGATTCCACTGAGGCGCAGCTACTTTCCGATACCAATCACATAAAAAATCGCATCCGCAAAACAAACTTATTTTCCTTGGTCGAAGAAGGATATAATTTTGCAGTTTTTTCCTTCAAGAAAGGAGTATTAAGAATTGGAGCGTCATTGCAAAATTTTGAAGTAAACATTGAAATTTTTGCAAAAAAATAATCGATATTTATTTTAGAGAAACTCAGAATTTCATTGTGACTTTGAGTCGTCATTCTTATGATCCAACAAAAATTAAGTTAATGCCGCGGTGCAGCACAAGCAGCGGGGCCAGTACAAGGTACCCTACGCCTCAATCAGCAGGGTAGATTCAAAAAACTCAACTGTCGATAGAGGGTTTTATGAGTAAATTATTTGTGCTGAGGGGTGTTTTAGCCAGTCCAAGCAAACATAACGGATGGCTATGCCTTAAAGGTATCCCTGCTCTGTTGAATTCGGAATGTTTGTTTTACGTTGCCAATCTCGAACTCAGCCCAGAGGAGGAGGTTGCTGAGTGCGAAGAGACCAAAAATCTTGGTTGGATATCCACTATTTCAAGAGGGGATATTGAAGATATTGTTGGCAATGTAGATCAGTAATTGGATGTGGCTGAGTTGAGTGATTATTTAATGGCACTAAATTACTACATTGAAAATGATGCATTCATCGAGTTTTGAACTCAGCGCCTTTGTTGCACGAGCTTGTGTCTGAGCTCCGCCGAGCCGAGCAACTGGCTGGATTGACTGCCTTGGCTGCGGCGCGAGGCGGCCGATGCTTGTCGTCGATTTACACCAATGCGGATACCACGCTCGTATGGCAGTGCGCGCAAGGCCATGTTTGGCCTGCTCGTCCCCGAAACATCCGTTCGGGGCAGTGGTGTC
This window of the Jeongeupia sp. USM3 genome carries:
- a CDS encoding type VI secretion system Vgr family protein gives rise to the protein MQLDQMLAAFASAFSQDQRLLTLQLGEGGRFGERLLPQTLRADEVLSKPYRYELECLSPDAEIELKTLLGQPAELGIETADGGSVVRTGIVTAAKSLGSDGGFARYCLIIEPPLALLQHRRTSRTHQDLSVPDIVKTIITEHAASNPVFQSHFAVEFELGQIYAPRSYCLQYRESDLDLIQRLLNEEGLSYRFVHQGGDTPTVTMRVFDDAYALPQLAQASIRFHRADATEEDDTLTAWNSRRQLGSNKVSLTSFDYKPTRTQDAGDGSRTEQGNGSQAEASLEDYDAPGLYYGDPEQLQRYSQLRQQAHDLNKKGFSGEGTVRSLEPGQWFTLTNHPAHDFDAPEDREFTVTGLRFTANNNLPTDLSRLLPSQQSAKQSGSAEPAPFAAQFDAQRRGIPLTPAYAHTDAAKPTSLGKQTATVVGPGDGEVHTDELGRIKVQFHWQRQAEHPEYGANLDDKSSCWLRVAMPSAGAGWGHQFIPRVGQEVLVDFLEGDIDRPLVTGVVYNGSHPVPAFSGAGSLPANKTLSGIKTKEHGGGQYGELLFDDTQGEVRTKLSSEHGKTQLNQGFLIHPRSDGKGTPRGEGFELRTDRNGAIRAANGLLITSEAANGAGGNQLDRSQAQSQLDAAFELASSLGDVATHQLADTIETGPETIKDNTKAAKTQQGHLHHLKEALESWANGTNSAKDGKGEQAGQQPLIVVSAPAGLAQTTPNSQAIAAGSNLDLIAQRDTQQTSGRRWLHNVGEHISLFVSGVKDQIALKLIAAKGKVQVQAQSDNVEINAAKDIQQSANQKVTINAGQEILLTSGGAYIRLKGGNIEIHAPGKIDVKGASHSLDGPASKSMPLPMFPNKEGLGQIELFHLYENKEAIKGGKYVLTDLKGKRHEGMLDDQGYAAVSGVPLGAVSVRFLSDPRQTQASKGTFPFPELKDDVAPAAATAQQAAQQLTALLPGRQNNTDQLAAQAIGAARNGASAGEASAALSQADKIADTAAQVRDLLNSARKLKK
- a CDS encoding adenylate/guanylate cyclase domain-containing protein; translation: MAKRVWDEETAKQRIKSKIGEVQTVTIKEYVRTTDLTGLANGVAYRVDGVHLYIDILNIGDMLNVTAFEGETAHRRTLRFLNLHYRAVRNILKDVEAIEVDFHNQRLHAVFAKPYDDEQARIFKAVATAQLIRDVLTKTGEDGDDPLPAAKTRVGIDSGKALAVNNGRRSSREPLFLGNPANQAAKRAGGTDEGIYMTNVARLTAGWDKVLDVDATALTTTQIEKAQDEAELEVTVDDVVKTWKDELASSPIAKFEFTRHTPPFKTIDLEILTPANSRRQESASIYADIDNFTRYVADRVDDDEDAKDAVRCLHVLRGELDSVLHDDFAGKKIRFIGDCIHGIVVEGTAQTTDDAETAKNALLCAAAMRSSFKLALAELEADGVDVGKLGLAIGLEHGITSITRLGMKGERTRCCISRSVLASEAEQRQCSGRQTGIGPTLYKHAPEAFQTLFGTNRRRSDFDYPTAIEALEPKKEAKTASLGLGLLQTATVASASSDFSFPRTPAQPSRTQQGFS
- a CDS encoding Mov34/MPN/PAD-1 family protein — translated: MIDIILSARCARKLKKELRAAGRNEIGGVMAGEHLGNGRFLVKDLSVQRDGSPTRFVRDPALHRKFMRRFHLLTGNQPERFNYLGEWHSHPSFLALPSGPDARAMLSEIENPEQVATFLVLLIVKLGVGGGLIGSTHAFRRQHGPVRVNLKGGAGVSVREEAPITAPGPMRVWRRFDG
- a CDS encoding ThiF family adenylyltransferase; translation: MMWFQRFDDRLALEKQTVAELMAEGWVKRVDWHVDAREGIIRADIDFEAGDQLREAQLIYPFVYPFVPLRVCPRTSGERWSGHQWPSGELCLEIRADNWHPDFTARDMLISARKLLDTESQIDGNGVQLQVPSDHRFTEAQRLLGSFLRLIISDGLKAEVRRRTEKVQFLDLLTSAHSSAWIVTAVGLMASADEESWVDMSVPAQFRENPNRVGRIAVVQYGDARHLALIDPRRPAAEIWAEFSSIPFDSNGIVVGLLGDCVLAKWLDSEKAYTIAEVPMDKQQRTPERNAAAGDKRVAIIGCGSMGSKVAASLARSGVTKFMLVDDDVLTAGNLVRNDLDWTAVGSHKVDGVTARLRAINPTVDVQSWTGRLGGQHSTSSLEACLRNLTACDLIVETTGSGQGFGIAAAVATQDQVPMVWGRVFGGGFGGYLARCRPGIEAPPLDVRHEIWAWMTDPSRPKPPDDSALDYGAEADDQAAMVADDTDVSVISAHLARMALDMLRPVEASDYPYSVYLIGLRAEWIFKMPFQTFPLLLKGAVPTATSKDSTPEGEARALVPAAADPA
- a CDS encoding Pycsar system effector family protein, which gives rise to MSSNTDRLQTAQWIFERHLGWIAAAEVKVGVIVALDTAMLGGLGAAFSAADVKARTAWAVLFTLTAFILLVIGLICAAMAVLPRVTGPAKSLLFFGRIGPRAEADYIKDFKAASIDEWLDDWAAQIHRNAQIACAKFKHVRLGMIWSFLAILPWFAAIVTLIHKG